In one Roseburia intestinalis L1-82 genomic region, the following are encoded:
- a CDS encoding helix-turn-helix domain-containing protein yields the protein MITMPTIDMAATGMNITRLRINAGLSVKDLADIFGFATPQAVYKWQHGVAMPTLDNLVVLAAVFGVSMDEIIA from the coding sequence ATGATAACAATGCCTACAATAGATATGGCAGCAACAGGAATGAACATAACAAGACTGAGAATCAATGCAGGTCTTTCAGTAAAGGATCTGGCAGATATATTCGGATTTGCAACACCACAGGCAGTATACAAGTGGCAGCACGGCGTGGCAATGCCAACCCTGGATAATCTGGTGGTACTGGCGGCAGTCTTTGGTGTGTCAATGGACGAGATAATTGCGTAA
- a CDS encoding type IV toxin-antitoxin system AbiEi family antitoxin domain-containing protein → MTQFEQLDLLLNEYGGIIQTFQVIDNGISKPVFYSYVKERGLEQAAHGVYVSPDTWTDAMYILHLRCSQAVFSHETALFFHDLTDREPLKYTITVRTGYNPSRLQENGFQVYTIKKDLHETGITTMQTPFGHSVPVYDMERTVCDLLRSRNNIEMQVFQDALKQYARRKDKNLRTLMKYASMFHVEKILRPYLEVLL, encoded by the coding sequence ATGACTCAGTTTGAACAATTAGATTTATTGCTGAATGAATATGGAGGAATAATTCAGACCTTTCAAGTTATAGATAATGGAATTAGTAAGCCTGTGTTTTATTCTTATGTAAAAGAACGAGGATTGGAACAAGCTGCTCATGGTGTGTATGTATCACCAGATACATGGACAGATGCGATGTATATTTTGCATTTACGTTGTAGTCAGGCTGTGTTTTCTCATGAAACTGCATTGTTTTTCCACGATTTAACAGACAGAGAGCCTTTGAAATATACTATAACTGTAAGAACCGGGTATAATCCGAGCCGTTTGCAGGAAAACGGTTTTCAAGTGTATACAATTAAAAAGGATTTACATGAAACTGGGATTACGACTATGCAGACACCATTTGGGCATTCAGTTCCGGTTTATGATATGGAGCGGACAGTTTGTGATCTGCTTCGCAGCAGGAACAATATAGAAATGCAGGTCTTTCAGGATGCCTTAAAGCAATATGCCAGACGCAAAGATAAAAATTTGAGGACACTTATGAAATATGCATCCATGTTTCATGTTGAAAAGATATTAAGACCATATTTGGAGGTATTACTTTAG
- a CDS encoding DUF6040 family protein translates to MVIYFGDWVKTALPINLLFLLLFVQLVYVGIRWYVKGWREARGYH, encoded by the coding sequence ATGGTAATCTATTTCGGGGATTGGGTAAAGACAGCATTGCCGATCAATCTGCTATTTCTCTTATTATTTGTGCAACTGGTATATGTTGGAATCAGGTGGTATGTAAAAGGATGGCGGGAAGCCAGAGGATATCATTAA
- a CDS encoding DUF4366 domain-containing protein — protein MLPAILTLIVLACGGGFFVFKKVQEKKKEQEAAKPDPDADYVDDDEDYGYDLEFEDDDVDGSVDEDDNEPV, from the coding sequence ATGCTCCCGGCGATTCTGACTCTGATTGTGCTTGCCTGTGGCGGCGGATTTTTCGTATTCAAGAAAGTTCAGGAAAAGAAGAAGGAACAGGAGGCGGCAAAGCCTGATCCGGATGCTGATTATGTGGATGATGACGAGGACTATGGGTACGATCTGGAGTTTGAGGACGATGATGTAGATGGCTCCGTCGATGAAGATGACAACGAACCTGTGTAA
- a CDS encoding RtcB family protein, translating into MNALEIKGKVNTALCYAKVVEDEAIEQIRRMCDYAMTEGSQIRIMPDVHAGKGCTIGTTMTITDKAVPNVVGVDIGCGMYTVNLGKDEIDFEKVDEAAHFIPSGREVWEGRQEKFDLTELRCYRELKDAKRLARSLGTLGGGNHFIEIDEAADGTKYLVIHSGSRNLGKQVAELYQKLAINLNRGYGEYLEKRDEIIRTYKEQGRKREIQDALKQLHWQVYESPTSMPEDLCYLEGIYLEDYLHDVEICQAFARRSREKMAEVILERTVMTGSDAFHTIHNYIDTDEMILRKGAIAAHKGEKVLIPINMKDGSILAIGKGNPEWNFSAPHGAGRIMSRTKAKNELNLDEYKKAMEGVYTTSVNENTLDEAPMAYKSLDDIIDVIRESVDVIDVMKPIYNFKASE; encoded by the coding sequence ATGAATGCATTAGAGATTAAGGGAAAAGTAAATACGGCTCTCTGCTATGCAAAAGTAGTAGAGGATGAGGCTATAGAGCAGATCAGACGCATGTGTGATTATGCAATGACAGAAGGTTCCCAGATCCGTATCATGCCTGATGTGCATGCCGGTAAGGGGTGTACGATAGGAACAACAATGACCATAACAGACAAGGCAGTGCCTAATGTGGTCGGAGTGGATATCGGATGCGGGATGTATACGGTAAATCTTGGAAAAGATGAGATTGATTTTGAGAAAGTGGATGAGGCAGCACATTTTATTCCATCAGGACGTGAAGTGTGGGAAGGACGGCAGGAGAAATTTGATCTGACAGAGCTTCGATGCTACAGGGAGCTGAAAGATGCAAAGAGACTTGCAAGGTCTCTTGGAACACTTGGAGGCGGAAATCACTTTATTGAGATTGATGAAGCAGCAGATGGAACAAAGTATCTCGTAATTCATTCCGGCAGTAGAAATCTTGGAAAGCAGGTGGCAGAGCTTTATCAGAAACTTGCCATTAACTTAAACCGTGGTTATGGGGAGTATCTTGAAAAGAGGGATGAGATTATCCGTACTTATAAGGAACAGGGAAGAAAAAGGGAGATACAGGATGCCCTAAAGCAGCTTCACTGGCAGGTATATGAAAGTCCTACAAGCATGCCGGAGGATCTGTGTTATCTGGAAGGAATATATCTGGAGGATTATCTGCATGATGTGGAAATATGCCAGGCATTTGCCAGAAGAAGCAGAGAGAAGATGGCAGAGGTTATTCTTGAAAGAACAGTCATGACTGGGAGTGATGCTTTTCACACGATTCATAATTATATCGACACAGATGAAATGATATTGAGGAAAGGTGCAATCGCAGCCCATAAGGGAGAAAAAGTGCTGATACCGATTAACATGAAGGATGGAAGTATACTTGCCATTGGAAAAGGAAATCCGGAATGGAACTTTTCTGCCCCACATGGTGCAGGAAGGATTATGTCCAGAACAAAGGCGAAAAATGAACTCAATCTGGATGAGTATAAGAAAGCTATGGAGGGAGTATATACAACCTCAGTAAATGAAAATACATTGGACGAGGCACCAATGGCATACAAGTCTCTGGATGACATCATAGATGTAATCAGGGAGTCGGTGGATGTTATTGATGTAATGAAACCTATATACAATTTTAAGGCATCAGAGTAG
- a CDS encoding ABC transporter ATP-binding protein, which yields MAVLEVKELTKKYGEGESEVIALDHVSFSVERGEFVAIIGASGSGKSTLMNMIGGIDYPTSGSIIIDGNEIQAMSEDELAIFRRRNLGIVYQFYNLIPTLTAEENIALPWKLDGRKENKERLSEIVNMLGLEKRAKHLPGQMSGGQQQRVSIGRALINEPAFILADEPTGNLDSKTSREILDILKFTNQKYKQTILLVTHDEMIALQANRIITIGDGKIIKDEVMK from the coding sequence ATGGCTGTTTTAGAAGTGAAGGAATTAACAAAGAAATATGGTGAAGGCGAATCGGAAGTGATTGCGCTTGATCATGTGTCTTTTTCGGTAGAAAGAGGAGAATTTGTTGCAATCATCGGAGCATCCGGTTCCGGGAAATCGACACTTATGAATATGATTGGCGGAATTGATTATCCAACAAGCGGTTCTATTATCATTGATGGAAATGAGATACAAGCAATGAGTGAGGATGAACTTGCAATTTTCCGAAGAAGAAATCTGGGGATTGTTTATCAGTTTTATAATCTGATACCTACTCTTACTGCGGAGGAAAATATTGCACTGCCATGGAAATTAGATGGAAGAAAAGAGAATAAGGAACGGCTTTCTGAGATTGTGAATATGCTGGGGCTTGAGAAAAGGGCAAAACATCTGCCAGGACAAATGTCAGGAGGTCAGCAGCAAAGAGTATCCATAGGAAGGGCACTTATAAACGAGCCGGCATTTATTCTTGCAGATGAGCCGACGGGAAATCTTGATAGTAAAACAAGCAGAGAGATTCTGGATATTTTGAAGTTCACCAATCAGAAATATAAGCAGACGATTCTTCTTGTCACACATGACGAAATGATAGCGCTGCAGGCGAACCGAATCATCACGATCGGAGATGGAAAAATCATAAAAGACGAGGTGATGAAGTAA
- a CDS encoding response regulator transcription factor, with protein MSRILLVEDDTMIASGILYALETEGYETNHATGIKDAGSLIEHYNFDLAIIDMQLPDGTGFDVSEIFKNNATSVIFLTVVDDENTIVRAFDEGAQDYIVKPFRIRELLARVRRILSVNIKNGEKDNIIYMGHAAIHTDEAKVYVNDKNIELTALEYRLLLIFASNKGILLTRQQILDKIWDADGNFVEDNTLTVYVKRLREKLGEAIHIETVRGMGYRVD; from the coding sequence ATGAGTAGAATACTTTTGGTGGAAGATGACACAATGATTGCTTCGGGGATTCTGTATGCACTTGAGACAGAAGGTTATGAAACAAATCATGCCACAGGTATAAAAGATGCCGGAAGTTTAATTGAACATTATAATTTTGACCTGGCAATTATAGATATGCAGCTTCCGGATGGAACTGGATTTGATGTAAGTGAGATATTCAAAAATAATGCTACATCTGTGATTTTCCTGACAGTTGTGGATGATGAAAATACAATTGTGAGGGCATTTGATGAAGGAGCACAGGATTATATTGTAAAACCTTTCAGAATTCGAGAACTTTTGGCGAGAGTTCGGCGCATTTTATCTGTCAATATCAAAAATGGAGAGAAGGATAACATAATCTATATGGGGCATGCAGCCATCCATACAGATGAGGCAAAGGTTTATGTGAATGATAAAAACATAGAACTTACAGCTTTGGAATATCGGTTGCTGCTTATTTTTGCGAGTAATAAAGGAATCCTTTTGACAAGGCAGCAGATTCTTGACAAAATATGGGACGCGGACGGCAACTTTGTTGAGGATAATACACTTACCGTTTATGTGAAACGGCTGCGGGAGAAACTTGGAGAGGCAATACACATTGAGACTGTGAGAGGAATGGGATATCGTGTGGATTAA
- a CDS encoding sensor histidine kinase: protein MWIKKKEIEQLSEFVKGYSSGEELDIRVNKEGSFNILKNDIYALVNTKNEQIKAVETERDSLSDYMADISHQLKTPITSMMIMADLLEEAEPEKQTEFIHNIQVSLNKMEWLVGALLKMAKLDAHAIDFIKNDIHTSELLEAVKPSVAILLDIHNLTIELKQDCIIHCDKRWTTEALTNIVKNAIEYSPDGSVIEIDSGENSMYSWISVRDSGMGMDKTEYAALFKRFENSTNENGFGIGMPLALSILKGQGGDIDVDFGGKGEGTIFILKFFK, encoded by the coding sequence GTGTGGATTAAGAAAAAAGAGATAGAACAGTTGTCAGAGTTTGTGAAAGGCTATAGTTCCGGCGAAGAACTGGATATTCGAGTGAATAAGGAAGGCTCTTTTAACATATTAAAAAATGATATTTATGCTCTTGTGAACACGAAAAATGAACAGATAAAGGCAGTTGAGACAGAAAGAGACAGTCTCTCTGACTATATGGCAGATATTTCCCATCAGTTAAAAACACCGATTACTTCCATGATGATTATGGCAGATTTACTGGAGGAGGCAGAGCCGGAAAAACAGACAGAGTTCATTCATAACATACAGGTTTCGCTAAACAAAATGGAGTGGCTTGTAGGGGCACTTCTTAAGATGGCAAAGCTTGATGCCCATGCAATTGATTTTATCAAAAATGACATCCACACGTCAGAACTCTTAGAGGCGGTAAAACCATCGGTGGCAATCCTTTTGGATATCCACAATCTGACCATAGAGCTGAAACAGGATTGCATCATACATTGTGATAAACGCTGGACCACAGAAGCACTCACAAACATTGTCAAAAATGCGATCGAATATTCACCGGATGGAAGTGTGATTGAGATTGACAGCGGAGAAAATTCTATGTATAGTTGGATTTCGGTCAGGGACAGCGGTATGGGAATGGACAAAACAGAGTATGCTGCTCTTTTTAAAAGGTTTGAAAATTCTACCAATGAAAATGGATTTGGAATCGGAATGCCGCTTGCACTCTCTATTCTGAAAGGACAGGGTGGAGATATTGATGTTGATTTTGGTGGCAAGGGAGAGGGAACGATTTTTATTTTAAAATTTTTTAAGTGA
- a CDS encoding ABC transporter permease, which translates to MKITAQLALSQMKVNKKRTIAGIFAIALATSLITTVMCFATSANKMLTDFLGSDYGEYGGAYSLMLAIPALLLGLLIAAMSITVISNIFSASANKRIQEFGILKCVGATGRQIRASVIYESLWLSLTAIPLGLIAGTILGYISVKFTGHFISDINDAAKKIIMRPFTFSLPFHISVWTYLFAGVFSFCIVLFSAYRPAKKVGKFTAIQCVKGIGAGTVLKEIQVKDSFIQKIFGCESAIAYKNMKRNKYGYKATIRALSLGILLFLLTGGLSGQAKEFQEWMTPKSKEMMVDYSSNYDIEVNAKTGKEERKISRPVTSDQYNEITQKLEKYGIDVYGVGADTFTYNALLDKNTLTEDMLQVPKFSDDNRETRTEIVSVDDELYKKLCDRAGAEYGSILLLNTYQYNDNGEYVSIKPFKDDVTQISLINAANEKNTLKIGGILEQSDLKEYGFWEMTPYPVRIVVPDADARSFDWFSMPSDEDDYTEYARGVMDEYFPIVAEDSYVEQGYTVRIARTDAMIKMLNIAIVLAEIVMYGFVILLILMGFTSVISTLTTNIRIRSREFAVLKSVGMTNKSLCRMLYSESIFCVLNALVPGVILGIAIPFLINLSIRKAFPVLYHIPWAALFGGIFVLIGIVFFITRTEIHKLRDKSIIDEIRMDIV; encoded by the coding sequence ATGAAAATAACAGCACAACTCGCCTTAAGCCAGATGAAAGTGAATAAAAAAAGAACGATTGCAGGAATTTTTGCAATCGCACTTGCAACATCACTTATTACAACTGTAATGTGCTTTGCGACAAGCGCAAATAAGATGCTTACGGATTTCCTTGGTTCGGATTATGGAGAATATGGAGGAGCATACTCTCTCATGCTTGCAATACCGGCACTGCTTTTAGGTCTTCTTATTGCAGCAATGTCGATTACTGTAATATCCAATATATTTTCTGCTAGTGCCAATAAGCGGATTCAGGAGTTTGGTATTTTAAAATGTGTTGGTGCAACAGGCAGACAGATAAGGGCAAGTGTTATCTATGAGAGTTTATGGCTTAGTCTGACAGCCATCCCGCTTGGACTCATTGCAGGAACTATACTTGGTTATATTAGTGTGAAATTTACAGGACATTTTATTTCCGATATCAATGATGCTGCAAAAAAAATTATTATGAGACCTTTTACCTTTTCCCTGCCCTTTCATATATCTGTGTGGACATATTTGTTTGCAGGTGTATTTTCGTTTTGCATTGTATTATTCTCTGCATACAGACCAGCTAAAAAGGTTGGTAAATTTACTGCTATCCAGTGTGTAAAAGGGATTGGAGCAGGTACAGTTTTGAAAGAGATCCAGGTAAAAGACAGCTTTATCCAAAAAATATTTGGATGTGAGTCTGCAATTGCCTATAAAAATATGAAAAGAAACAAATACGGCTATAAGGCAACGATACGTGCATTGTCACTTGGGATTTTACTTTTTCTGTTAACCGGAGGATTATCCGGTCAGGCAAAGGAATTCCAAGAATGGATGACACCAAAATCAAAAGAAATGATGGTGGATTATTCTTCCAATTACGATATCGAGGTAAATGCGAAAACAGGGAAAGAAGAGAGAAAAATCAGCCGGCCTGTTACATCAGACCAATATAATGAAATCACACAAAAGCTGGAAAAGTACGGGATAGACGTATATGGTGTTGGAGCAGATACTTTTACCTACAATGCGCTATTAGATAAAAATACATTAACAGAGGATATGCTGCAGGTTCCGAAATTTTCTGATGATAATAGGGAAACAAGGACAGAAATCGTGTCCGTTGATGATGAACTCTATAAAAAACTGTGTGACAGGGCAGGCGCAGAATATGGAAGTATCCTTCTGCTGAACACTTACCAATATAATGACAATGGAGAGTATGTGTCGATAAAACCTTTTAAAGATGATGTGACACAGATTTCCCTGATAAACGCAGCCAATGAGAAGAACACACTTAAAATCGGAGGTATTTTAGAACAGTCCGATTTAAAGGAATATGGTTTTTGGGAAATGACACCATATCCGGTCAGAATTGTCGTACCTGATGCGGATGCGAGGAGTTTTGACTGGTTTAGTATGCCATCAGATGAAGATGATTATACAGAATATGCCAGAGGTGTCATGGATGAATATTTTCCGATTGTGGCAGAGGATTCTTATGTAGAGCAGGGATATACCGTGAGAATTGCCCGCACAGATGCTATGATTAAAATGCTCAATATAGCTATAGTTCTTGCTGAAATTGTGATGTATGGCTTTGTTATCCTGCTCATTCTCATGGGATTTACAAGCGTAATCAGTACGCTGACGACAAATATCAGAATCAGAAGCCGTGAGTTTGCTGTGTTAAAGAGTGTTGGAATGACAAATAAATCACTTTGCAGGATGTTATATAGTGAAAGTATTTTTTGCGTTCTAAATGCACTTGTTCCGGGAGTTATACTTGGAATTGCAATTCCATTTTTAATTAATTTATCCATTCGGAAGGCTTTCCCGGTATTGTATCATATTCCGTGGGCGGCATTATTTGGGGGTATATTTGTTTTGATAGGAATTGTGTTTTTTATCACACGAACTGAAATTCACAAGTTAAGAGATAAAAGTATTATTGATGAAATAAGAATGGATATTGTATAA
- a CDS encoding HAMP domain-containing methyl-accepting chemotaxis protein → MEKIKKRIANLKVAGKLKVYQMTVLVMTLFLVLVALISTLVIRSNIEKITEVWSPSLEYLQDLETMTAKYRIKQYQHLVESDDAVMNSCEEEIQKLESQIQDTGANLDAIMSADSDAQKGRDDYEVANAAWEEYRAASDEILKLSREGKQQEAAKLMTGEVYEEYKAFAEKLTILCDKFQAELDRAKTMANVCIVIIFIVIVAAGLAIAVVTTLIGRIITNSITEPVEQIDAAVASLRKGELSNVEMLTYESEDELGDTIRNLKEAMGILADYVSEISVEVKAIAQGNLTRNGDDITDFLGDFSELKTSLLYILKRFNSTLTEISNLAEQVSSNSSEVEKASKSLADGATEQAGVIEELNATIDTVVDLAADTAKVTQNASARVKASANKANEEKEKMNDLLKEMEHITEISKEIGNIITDIEDIASQTNLLSLNASIEAARAGEAGRGFAVVADQIGKLAADSAKSAVNTRDLIDKTLVEIEKGNTITRTTADAFNQIIADMESFAELAENTMEKANSQAESLEQIGQGIEQLSGVVQGNAASSEENTAISINLAEGAAKMRDRVNIFKLF, encoded by the coding sequence ATGGAAAAGATCAAAAAGCGTATAGCTAACTTAAAGGTTGCAGGAAAATTAAAAGTATATCAAATGACAGTGCTTGTTATGACATTATTTTTAGTGTTGGTGGCACTGATCTCGACATTAGTGATCCGTTCAAATATAGAGAAGATCACGGAGGTCTGGTCTCCGTCATTGGAATATCTGCAGGATTTAGAGACAATGACTGCGAAATACAGAATCAAACAGTATCAGCATCTGGTAGAATCAGATGACGCAGTCATGAACTCCTGCGAAGAAGAAATCCAGAAGCTGGAGAGTCAGATCCAGGATACCGGTGCGAATCTGGATGCAATCATGTCTGCAGACAGTGATGCTCAAAAAGGACGGGATGATTATGAAGTAGCAAACGCTGCATGGGAAGAATACAGAGCTGCTTCAGATGAAATCCTGAAGTTGAGCCGTGAGGGTAAACAGCAGGAAGCAGCAAAGCTGATGACCGGAGAGGTGTATGAAGAATATAAAGCTTTTGCTGAAAAATTAACTATATTATGTGACAAGTTCCAGGCAGAATTAGACCGGGCAAAGACCATGGCTAATGTATGCATTGTAATCATATTTATTGTGATCGTGGCAGCGGGTCTTGCGATTGCTGTAGTGACGACACTGATCGGAAGGATCATTACCAATTCCATTACCGAGCCGGTAGAACAGATAGATGCAGCAGTTGCCAGCCTGCGTAAGGGCGAACTGTCTAATGTAGAAATGCTTACCTATGAGTCTGAGGATGAGCTTGGCGATACCATCAGGAATCTGAAAGAAGCCATGGGTATTCTGGCAGATTATGTCAGCGAGATCTCTGTGGAGGTAAAGGCAATAGCGCAGGGTAACCTGACCAGAAATGGTGATGATATTACAGATTTCCTAGGCGATTTCTCGGAATTGAAGACATCACTGCTGTATATTCTGAAACGGTTTAACAGTACCCTGACCGAGATCAGCAATCTGGCAGAACAGGTATCATCGAATTCATCCGAGGTGGAAAAAGCATCAAAATCCCTGGCGGACGGTGCAACAGAGCAGGCAGGAGTCATCGAGGAATTGAATGCCACCATTGATACGGTCGTGGATCTGGCGGCAGATACAGCGAAGGTAACACAGAACGCATCGGCACGTGTAAAAGCCTCTGCAAATAAAGCGAACGAAGAAAAAGAAAAAATGAACGATCTGCTCAAGGAAATGGAGCACATTACAGAAATCTCCAAGGAGATCGGTAATATTATCACAGATATCGAGGATATTGCATCCCAGACCAACCTGTTATCCCTGAATGCTTCCATTGAAGCTGCCAGAGCAGGAGAAGCAGGAAGAGGATTTGCAGTAGTGGCAGATCAGATCGGCAAGCTGGCAGCAGACAGTGCAAAATCTGCTGTAAATACAAGAGATCTGATCGATAAGACCTTAGTGGAAATCGAAAAGGGCAATACGATTACAAGAACAACAGCAGACGCATTCAATCAGATCATTGCAGATATGGAGTCCTTTGCAGAGCTTGCAGAGAACACCATGGAGAAAGCCAACTCCCAGGCAGAGTCCTTGGAGCAGATCGGTCAGGGAATTGAACAGCTGTCCGGCGTAGTACAGGGCAATGCTGCATCCTCCGAAGAGAATACTGCGATCAGTATTAATCTGGCAGAGGGAGCAGCCAAGATGCGTGACCGTGTGAATATCTTTAAGCTATTCTAG
- a CDS encoding ATP-binding protein, with product MKKLQFLKAGDYMKTITRAKYLDRIIELNGTPDIKIITGIRRSGKSKLMQAYIAYLKSNFENINIIFIDFMDLAYEEIKEYHALHAYVEEHYQEGKTNYLFVDEVQMCPKFELAINSLYSKGKYDIYVTGSNAFLLSADLATLFTGRYIEIHVFPFSFQEYCQYYDDISDKDKLFDEYAIKGGLAGSYAYRTEKDRTNYIKEVYETIVTRDLVQKYTLPDTLVLQRLSEFLMDNISNLTSPNKVSQLLTANETPTNHVTVGKYIKYLCNAFVFYDIKRYDIRGKKYLESSEKFYLCDSGIRYAILGSRNMDYGRVYENVVCIELLRRGYDVYVGKLYQKEIDFVAQRGSEKIYIQVSDNISGQETFERECSSLLQIRDAYPKMIIARTRHPQYSYEGIEIHDIADWLLQE from the coding sequence ATGAAAAAACTTCAATTTTTGAAAGCGGGTGACTATATGAAAACAATCACGAGAGCAAAATATCTCGATAGAATCATTGAACTGAATGGCACTCCTGACATCAAGATCATCACAGGTATTCGGCGATCTGGTAAGTCCAAACTGATGCAGGCATATATTGCGTATCTGAAAAGCAATTTTGAAAACATCAATATTATCTTCATCGACTTCATGGATTTGGCGTATGAAGAAATCAAGGAATACCATGCCTTACACGCCTATGTGGAAGAACATTATCAGGAAGGCAAAACGAACTACCTGTTTGTAGACGAGGTTCAGATGTGTCCCAAGTTTGAGCTGGCAATCAACAGCCTGTACTCTAAGGGAAAATACGACATCTATGTAACAGGCTCTAATGCTTTCCTGTTGAGTGCAGATCTGGCAACTCTGTTTACCGGACGCTATATTGAAATTCATGTGTTTCCTTTCAGCTTCCAGGAATATTGCCAGTATTATGATGATATTAGTGACAAAGATAAGCTCTTTGATGAGTACGCTATCAAGGGCGGTTTAGCAGGTTCCTATGCTTATAGAACCGAAAAAGACAGAACAAACTATATCAAGGAGGTCTACGAAACGATTGTTACAAGGGATTTGGTACAGAAATATACTCTCCCGGACACTTTGGTTTTACAACGTCTGAGCGAGTTCCTTATGGATAATATCAGCAACCTGACTTCTCCAAATAAGGTCAGTCAGCTACTGACAGCAAATGAGACTCCAACCAATCATGTAACCGTCGGCAAGTACATTAAGTATTTGTGCAATGCTTTTGTATTTTATGATATTAAGAGATACGACATCCGAGGTAAGAAATACCTTGAAAGCTCTGAAAAGTTCTATTTGTGTGACAGCGGTATTCGATATGCAATACTGGGAAGCAGAAATATGGATTATGGCAGAGTATATGAAAACGTTGTTTGTATCGAGCTTCTTCGCCGTGGATATGATGTCTATGTCGGCAAACTCTATCAAAAGGAAATCGACTTTGTTGCTCAGAGAGGCAGCGAGAAGATTTATATTCAGGTCAGCGACAACATTTCCGGGCAGGAAACATTTGAGAGAGAATGCTCTTCTCTGCTTCAGATTCGAGACGCTTATCCGAAAATGATTATTGCCAGAACCAGACATCCCCAATATAGCTATGAAGGAATCGAAATTCACGATATAGCCGATTGGTTGCTACAAGAATAA